In Sebastes fasciatus isolate fSebFas1 chromosome 8, fSebFas1.pri, whole genome shotgun sequence, the DNA window GGATTGGAGTCTATTTTATTTGGGTGTGTTTGGGTGCTTTATTATCATGGTAATAGTGAGGCCAAGAGCCACTGGTGGGAAAGGAAGAAGGTTAGAGAAGATGGTGGAGAAAGGATATGGTGGTGGAGGGGGTTGGATTGGTAGTGCCAAGGCTCATGACTCATTGTGGTGAGGGACTGGAGGAGGAAATAAAtgggggaggagaggaatgCAGGGCCGGTATTGGTGGAAGGACAGTGGAAGGTTGAGCCGCCATGTATGCTGCCATAGTTACACACTGCTGCATGATGGGAAACATGGTTCTGTTGCACTGCAGGCAGGAACGATTGGAGCAATAGCGGCTGTGTTATCAGCGGTATAGGAATTCTTTAACAATGTTTACACAGTGAGAAGTTCTCTAGGGAATAAGCATCAGTTATGAATTATGGACAGGTGTTTATTGGTACTAATAATACATCACAACTCTGTAATCTGAGGTGCATGTCGTGTAGACAGGCATGAGCAAAAAGTTGTATATTAGCATTAAATACACTTTGTGttcattgttttttaaaagcctCAGGCTCAGTGGCGTTGACCTAACATACCTCATGTTTGAGAGTAATGAAAGCCAGTTGGTTAGTGCAGTTCACCTGGTTTGCAGATAAAAAACTGTACATGTGGTATGTGTTATGTTCAGAACCAGACATGGTGGTGCATTCAGGTTGCCTGCAGCAGCCGAGGAATTTTGAGCCCTAAAGCATCCAAAACTGTTAAACTTCCTCCAAAATGTGTTACTGGAGGATACCGCTGTGGTAACGAGTGTATACTCCAGTTTTAAAGACGCTCGAAAATTGAAATATACACGTTAACTGTTGGGGATTTTCCAAGTGCTTCTCAGCATCATAAACTGTTTTATTTGGTGTTTTTTAGGGCTGTACAAGTGACAAATTAACACAaacttgttttaacgccaccaatttctttaacgcatttttctggggttgtagtgggctcagttttaaagctagagtgaatatattggcatcatataaaactagaaaacctgaggaatccattggttatACTATCTTGTCGTGAAAaagattaaataacgctccaaacctatgcCAAATTTTGGTGATGAAAAACCGTCATGGCCattgaaaataggttctatgggtacccacgagcctcccctttacagtcatgcccactttatgataatcacatgcagtttggggcaagtcatagtcaagtcagcacactgacacactgacagctgttgtttcctgttgggctgcagtttgacatgttatgattagtatttagatcagatcctgatgagcaggttggcaccttgcatggcagcctctgccattagtgtatgaatgggtgaatgttggcatgtagtgtaaagcgctttgagtgatcagaagactagaaaagcactatataaatgcaagctcatttaccatttatgatttgagcatatgtttttatgctaaatgcagtacctgtgagggtttctggacaatatttgtcattgttttgtgttgttaagtgatttccaataataaatatatacatacatttgcataaagcagcatatttgcccattctcATGTTGATAACTTGACAGATTtccctttagggtacattttgcaattaatttgcgattaatcgcgaataaCTATGGACactcatgcgattaaatattttaatccagcCCTAGTGTTTTTAGGAGAGCCAGCAGAATTTGTCTTGAGTGGCATTGCTTTCAATTGAGTTTGATGGTGAATGCTAGCACATCTAGCAAAAGGTGCTATATGGCTTACAGTATGACATCCAGCTGTTTTTCCCTGCAGTGTTTATGACCAATCAGATGCTCTGGGTTAAGGCAGTAGTTCAAAAGTTTGGGATATACGCTTgttcgctttcttgctgagagttggatgagaagattgatactatTAAATACGATGCAACAGCGAGCAGCCGGTGAGCTAagcttagcattaagactggaAAGCTcgctaattaacacattatataaacataataaacccatgatgcaacacattctcactcccagctcGTCAAATAACGGCAGCTATGACGCCGTACGTACCCCTTTAGCGTCAGTTTTGTATGTGTCAATCTCCGCTCATTATAGGCCTACGCTGTCTTTCAAAGTAAGcctccgttttcacaggaaacttggttaggtttagggaaagatcattGTTTTGGGTTAATTACATATATAATGGCACGTAATGTAACCTATAACGTAGTTAAGAAGATTACATCCATGTAACTTAGAGATGACTTTGTGGTTTTACGCTGtgttatgtaagggataatgtacagcgagccggtcattgttgtgcaataaaccccgacaggacCCGCGATGGACCCCGACGTGGGGTTTatgtcacaacaatgacccgttTGTTGTACATTATACTGCTtgttacacagctacttacttaagaaatcaatgatttgacacaaaaacgatcctccagagtccgacatccgaactgcacccatagcaacggtctgttatacatagcaacggtctgctaataacagactgtagagcactgtgattgaccaatcagaattgagtattcaacaacgccgtgCAATAAGAGCTATGCAGTGACTTTGTGTGTAGTTCAGTATGTAAAACAGCTGAGGGATGTGAGGGCAACGAAATGCAATGAAAAATGTAGGAATAAAATATAAtgtcagatgaaaaaaaaagtagaatttAGTAAAGTGGTAGACAGGAGTACTGTAATAGTAAAATGTATaaactgtaatgtaaacaggtTGTGCAATTATGAAGTAAATGTGAATTATGTAATTGGAAATTAATTGGAAATAATTACACGGAACGAGTGATGGTGAATACTCAACACTCAAACTGATAGAAAGGGTGGTGAATGGGAAGAAAGTGTTGCCAAATTGTTGTTTGTTCCAAGAGATAATCAGCCGTACCCTCTCTCCCTTACCACAGAATTATAAACACATCTTAATTTTACAGATATAAACCAGAATCGATGTGTAAGAACTCCTAGGCCCAGTTCTTAACCCACCAACCAACCCCACCCCCACACAAACTGCACTTTTTCTGATACATAGCTGCTCCTGGATATAGATGTTTTTCTATGATTTAACCAGACCTGCTGAATCAGCTGTGGTGAGATTGAGTAGTTTTacctggagacacacacacaggagatcACAGCAAAGAAACAGAACCACTCGACAATCCTCTCCAAGGACCAGGTTTTCTCTAACAACACAGAGAAGCCCTGTAGTGAGACCAGGTAATGGTTTAGAGTGACCGGACAATGTGTCATAGGAGTGTAATGTTACAGCCCTGCCTCTGTCTCGCACACAGACTCGCAGCCAATGGCAGCTCACCACAGTCCCCTCCCACAGCCACAGGCTTTAAAACTCCTCAGTAGTTTCTTCTCTTTTCTATCCACTTTGGTCTCtcccctctgcctgccttcctgcctgcctgcctgccctgCTAAACCGTGCCAGTCTGACCTTCCCAGACTCATTTCatccaaaagaaagaaaacctcCAGATTTCAGAATGAGTTTTAGGAGCAGCTACGCTGTGAAGAGTTCCACTGGCCCACGGAGCTTCAGCAGCAGTTCCTACACATCAGGATCAGGCGGTATCAACGCCCGTAAGAGCTACAGTACCAAGAGTTCATATGGATCAGGCAACAGGGGCTTTGGAGGTGGTGGCATCACCAGTTCCAGTGCCTATGGCCTGAGCTCAAGCATGGGTGGTGGCGGAGGAGGAGGCATGGGCATGGGCTACGGTGGTGGCGCTGGAGGCATGAGCATGGGCTTCagtggtggtgctggaggcaTGGGCATGGGCTACGGTGGTGGCATGGGTGTTCAGGCCCCAATCACCGCCGTTACTGTGAACAGGAGTCTTCTGGCCCCCCTGAACCTTGAGATTGACCCCAACATCCAAGTTGTCCGCACCCAGGAGAAGGAGCAGATCAAGACCCTCAACAACCGCTTTGCTTCCTTTATTGACAAGGTAAGAGCTTGTAATAGTGGGTAgatacagatgtgtgtgtgtgtgtgtgtgtgtgtgtgtgtgtgtgtgtgtgtcaaaatatCTGGTTCTCGCTGGTCTTTGCCTTATTCTTCTTTTCATTCAGACAGAAACTGCTTTGGGTGTGTGGAAAGCTCAGTCACAGTGTAGTCAAAAAGCTGAATGTTTCCTGACAGTGCTGTGACATAGTTATCAAATATTTGATACGGAGGTCCATATGTTTGCCACATGTCTTGTAATGCTGATTTCCTCACTTTTTGCTGCACGGAGAATGTTGATTTATTCCCCTCTCGGATCTCGTCACCTCCCACAAATGCAGTCAAGGCAGAAAAAAGAAGTGCTGTAGCTCAAAGTTAGGGTTAGGCTGTCTATCTTTTGGCTCAGCCTGTCCTTTTATAGTGATGAAAAACAGACTTGaagaatggagagagagagaaagacaaatagagagagagagagagagagagagaaagagagagaaagaaagctaAGGGTGTGTCAGGGCAGAGCTCAGGGCTTGTGATACGAGTTACCTTGGGAATGATCCCTCCCTTAGCTGGGGTGTGGCTCTTTGTGCTGCCCTGGTGGCCCCCACccctcccaaacacacacacacacacacacacacacacacacacacatgcacacacacacatgcacgcacgcacagtCAGTACTGAGTGCCATTGTTACTTTAAAGACAAAACCTTCTTTCACGGtgacacattttaaaaggaGTGTCCATTGGGATTACGTTGACTTTTCATCATTTAAATCATCATTTAAACCCAGCATGTAATCCTCAAGAGTGTATCTGTCCTCTGAGGCCTCAGCAGTGGGTTAATATTTAAAACGGTTTCATGTTCTGGTCAATGCCAGCTGACTGGCCACATGTCAACTCCCCTTCTCCCGGCGCAATGATTAAAAGAAGATAAAGTGCATTCTTCAACACCAAAAGCAGATAAACTTCCACCCTTCTATCATCTTGTTATCTTGTGGCGTCAGTCCATTTGAAGGCACTTCATTATCTGTACTTACTCCAATTCTAATGAAGAAGCTCTTGGTTAGATCTCACCTTTCAGAGTGCAGAGTGCAGTTGCAAATATGCAAACTCCCCACCTTCCatttctcccctcctcctcctctcttcatcgCCCTCacttccccccctccccctcccctctctaCTCTCCCCTCATCACATCTATAACACAGTTAAATATTTACCTTCCTGCTTCTGCCTGCGGATGGAACTTCGCTTCaaccccctttctctctctgcgtTTGTCTTCTTTGACCGCGAATTTCGCTGTACAAAAACAGGAAGACCTGCGGGAGAAGGGTTAACTAGCCCTATTCCTccatcagtgttttttttttccaacctcGTCTTGTTCTCCCTCCCCACTACCTCCTGTCAGGATGCACGTAGTACGTCAGGCCTTCCTTTGGAAAAAGCACTGCCAGTCTGGAAATGCAGCCAACAGCAGCTTGCAAAACTCCAAAGTTAGATAAGAACAACAAAGACTATAGACGGCGAATAGGAGGCATGGCGAGGTTGACCCTGATGATTgagtattatgttttttttacttcggTTACATGATACTTTTAAAGGGAATTTTGAGATAATTCATAACTGAGGACAAGGAATCTGTCTTCACATATTCGTTACAGTAAACATGTAAGTCGCTGATTATTTTGTAAAAGCTTTTTGATTGGTTTGGCTTACTCGTAACCCTTCTACCCTTCTTTCTCTACACATCAGGTTCGCTTCCTGGAGCAGCAGAACAAGATGCTGGAGACCAAGTGGAACCTGCTACAGGGACAGACCACCACCCGCTCCAACATCGACGCCATGTTCGAGGCCTACATCGGCAACCTGCGCAGACAGCTCGACAGCCTGGGCAACGACAAGATGAAGCTGGAGGCCGACCTGCACAACATGCAGGGCCTGGTGGAGGACTTCAAGAACAAGTGAGTGTGGAAGGAAGGAGGCAATGAGGGCTAAAAATGATCTGAGTATGCGGTGTCGGGCTCGTTCTGACCCATAAAGAGGCGTATGGTTTATCTAGGATTCATCTTTTTCATAGGTTGCACCGGACGATTTTCAAAACGCCTAGAAATTTCATTCATACACAAAATACAGCTGGATTTTTTTCTTACATCACGGTCAATGTATAACACTTCAAGTCCAATTTGTGCTTCAATACTAGCCTTGCAGCACATTGAGTTAATCTCTTTGTGGACTACTCCCTACATCTGTCCATTGTCTTGCGTCATACACAAACTCTCGGGAATTACAGCACTGAGGAAGCATGTTTCGAACACCCATTACGTTACATGTGACTGGAAGTTTTACAGAGTTGTCTAGAGGACATAAGCACTAATGCGTGCATGCTGACACGCACATGCACAGGTACAATAGTGCCACCACATATTCGTCAGTTGTCCACAGACAAATGAAGCATATCAGCTGAGTTCAGAGGAGCCCCGAGGGAGAAATATCAGTAACACCTCTCACGCTTGGCCCTGACCCAACTGACTATGTGCAAGGCAAATGTCCCAAAGGAGTTCAAGAGTTAGGGATGGACTACTTGCACCTCCTAGTGTTACATTGGTGTACACACGCTCAAAACTGAACAGGAGCATGAGATGAGACTCTTCATGAATACTCCAAATCCAACCATGgactgtgtttgttttcctctcagGTATGAAGATGAGATCAACAAGCGCACCGAGTGTGAGAATGACTTTGTCCTCATCAAGAAGGTCAGCATCAGCATTTACTCAACTTGTCTTTGAGTTGCAAATTGTATTATTTCTTTTAGCACCTGGAGACGGTGTCCTTTGTGATGTCTCACACTAACAAGCATTGTTATTGGTTCCAGGATGTCGACGAGGCCTACATGAATAAGGTTGAGCTGGAGGCCAAGCTGGAGAGTCTGACAGATGAGATCAACTTCCTCAGGTCGATCTATGAGGAGGTACGGCACAAAATTCGTCTCAGTCGCACTCTTGTGCCATCCCTGGAAGTACATCAGCTGGATGGGTTTCCTCAATGAGGTGGGGTTTACTTATCTCTCTCCTTGTGCTCCTTCAGGAACTTCATGAACTCCAGAGCCAGATCAAGGACACTTCAGTCATTGTGGAGATGGACAACAGCCGTAACCTGGACATGGATTCCATTGTGGCGGAGGTCAAGGCACAGTACGAGGACATTGCCAACCGCAGCCGCGCCGAGGCAGAGACGTGGTACAAGAGCAAGGTGATTGAGAAATCCTTTTGGACTCTTCTTATGTTCATGTTTCTGTCATTTCTTTATCTAGAAAGGTACATATGGTTCGTGCAAACCCTACTTGCCATGAGTATAGGTTCAATTTATGTTGAAAGAAATGTCATCAGTTTATGAGTCAGCACATGCAGTGTTCTGATCAATAGGGTTTCCAGTTTGTAAtgtcttttttgtttatttagtaTGAGGAGATGCAGACATCCGCCAGCAGATACGGAGATGACCTCAGGTCTACCAAGACAGAGATCTCAGACCTCAACCGCATGATCCAGCGACTGACATCAGAGATTGATTCCGTCAAGGGACAGGTatgggaaaatgttttttttgccaccGTGGTACACCATTCTGAGCCATTACATAtagttttgttattgtcatttaaCAATCGAGAGAGCGGACAAAGTCTTACTTTTTGGGCTCATTTGTTTTCTCCCAGCGTGCCAACCTGGAGGCCCAGATCGCTGAGGCTGAGGAGCGCGGTGAGATGGCAGTGAAGGACGCCAAGTCCCGCATTAGGGACCTGGAAGACGCCCTGCAGAGAGCCAAACAGGACATGGCCCGCCAGATCAGAGAATACCAGGACCTGATGAATGTCAAGCTAGCTCTGGACATTGAGATTGCCACCTACAGGAAGCtgctggagggagaggaggacaggCTGGCGACTGGCATCAAGTCTATCAACATTTCCCAACAGAGCTGTAAGTCATCTTCACCGACCTCGCCTCTGTTATCTTTGTAACGACTGAAGTCTCAACAAATGGTCTTCGTTGATTGGATTTTGTTCGGATTCCACACTTTTCCACGTTTAACTGTTTTTTCTCCTGCCTCCCTTGTCTCAACAGCAAGCTACGGTGGATTTCCCATGGACAGCATGAAGAGCAGTTACTCAAGCGGCTACTCCAGCGGTTTTAGCAGCGGCGGATATGGAGGTGGATACGGAGGCGGATATGGCGGTAGCATGGGCGGCGGTAGCAtgggcggcggcggcggcggcagtaGCTTCAGCAGCGGCAGCACCGGCGGCGGCAGTTACAGCACCACCACCCAGAGCAAGAAGAATGTTGTTATCAAGATGATCGAGACCAAGGACGGCAGAGTGGTGTCTGAGTCCTCTGAGGTCATTGAGGATTGAGCAGTCTAGTTAAGAGGTGTCTGATATTATCTCCTCTTCCTTTCTGGTAGTTTTATACTTACAGTTCACCCCCCTACCCCCCAACTATGAAGTAAAATGCTTGCCAGCCACTCTCGAATGGAGCCTAAACATGTTTTCCATGAAGCAATAAATGATCCTAACACTACCAAAGATCTGAAAGGgaccaaaatgtattttatatgtctgatgtctgactgtctgtaCTAAAAAAGGTAGTTTTATCTCAAGAAGTGAGATAAAAACTGGGCAAATTGCAACTATgagaaacaaaatatatatatatataacactcCCTTGAAATCTATGCAACAGCTATTCCATACACGAGGGGCTGTTCCCTTCAAAACAGTGTTGCATAGACAGTGGTGTTGTCAAAGGAATGTGAAAGTACTTAGACAGTGCTTCAGCATTGTTGGTCACCTAATGTCTTAAAATTGCCTGCTGCAGTAGGTAGTGCATGTCTTCCCCGTGCGTGTCCTATAACTGAAAGTGATCGACCCCTTAGGAGGCTGCCCACATCATACTGTTGTCCTGAGGTGCTGTTTTTGCTACCaaaccaaataaaaaatgtgtttactgaAGGAAATATTATGTATTTGTTTGAATTTTTTGATGCTGATGActcagagaaagaaatactgtacatgtaggaGTAGTAAATTAACTTACATTCCAACAAATCTGACAGGACTAATTCAAAGTATGTATAAGCAGTCTAAAATCTGTAATCTGGGACTGTTCTTAGTCATCAAATCATGAGGAAAATGATCAATTACATTTACactatagggctgtcaacgcgttaacgcaatcgatcATCCGGAGGTTGTaccgagctcagttttaaagctagagtgaagatactggcgtcatatgaaaggaatccattggtaccaaccatgtcatcgCGAATTATGTTTAATAACGCGccaaagttgcgctaaattttggggaggaaaaactgtcatggccattttcaaaggggtcccttgacttctgacctcaagatatgtgaatgaaaatgggttctatgggtacccacgagtctcccctttacagacatgcccactttatgataatcacatgcagtttgggccaagtcatagtcaagtcagcacactgacacactgacagctgttgttgcctgttgggctgcagtttgccatgttatgatttgagcatattttttatgctaaatgcagaacctgtgagggtttctggacaatacttgtttgttttgtgatgatatatacatacacttgcataaagcctaaatacttggcaaatctccctttaaagtgtcagtaggcagtatatttttggcatctttgtgcaaagattccataataacctttcagcatattgtaattcaagtgttctgagagaaaactagacttctgcacctcctcatggctctgttttcaggctttaaaaaatctagcccgtgacggagactttgaccaatcacaggtcatttcagagagagagagcgttcctattggctgtgctccggtcatgtgaatggtact includes these proteins:
- the krt8 gene encoding keratin, type II cytoskeletal 8, with product MSFRSSYAVKSSTGPRSFSSSSYTSGSGGINARKSYSTKSSYGSGNRGFGGGGITSSSAYGLSSSMGGGGGGGMGMGYGGGAGGMSMGFSGGAGGMGMGYGGGMGVQAPITAVTVNRSLLAPLNLEIDPNIQVVRTQEKEQIKTLNNRFASFIDKVRFLEQQNKMLETKWNLLQGQTTTRSNIDAMFEAYIGNLRRQLDSLGNDKMKLEADLHNMQGLVEDFKNKYEDEINKRTECENDFVLIKKDVDEAYMNKVELEAKLESLTDEINFLRSIYEEELHELQSQIKDTSVIVEMDNSRNLDMDSIVAEVKAQYEDIANRSRAEAETWYKSKYEEMQTSASRYGDDLRSTKTEISDLNRMIQRLTSEIDSVKGQRANLEAQIAEAEERGEMAVKDAKSRIRDLEDALQRAKQDMARQIREYQDLMNVKLALDIEIATYRKLLEGEEDRLATGIKSINISQQSSSYGGFPMDSMKSSYSSGYSSGFSSGGYGGGYGGGYGGSMGGGSMGGGGGGSSFSSGSTGGGSYSTTTQSKKNVVIKMIETKDGRVVSESSEVIED